The genomic DNA AACTGTGCAGCATATTTGGAGTCACATTGGAGGAATAGCAAAGGTCTACAAAGGAGAGGTggctgaggaagaagtacatgggggtctGCAGGTGGGGATTGGTCCTGATCAGCACGATCATGCCCAGATTCCCTGCCAGTGTGATTAGGTAGATCACCAGGAACACCCCAAACAGGGCCTTCTGCAGCACTGGGTCATCTGTGAGTCCCAGGAGAATGAACTCAGTCACTGCAGTGCGGTTAGGGGGAGACATAGTCTCATCCCTTAAAAACTGAAAGTGGTAAAGTGAAAAATTCTATCTGATCCTGatggtgcatttaatccactCTTTCGTCATTTACTTTTGATCTATGTCTCTATAAGGAAATTACTCTTCTCAACCAATGCATCAGAGCGTCTATGTAAATATTTGCACCTTATCTCTTTGcgatatatttttctatatatatactgGAAACTCACACATTCTCTTTCTCCTTATTTGTAAATCGTGTATACACGTATATAATTAAATCTGTTTTCTTGGAAaactccatattttttttttcaaattctgtgaAAAAGAAAGCGAAAAGAATGAAAACCAGGTCTGGAAAGCAGCAGGTCCGTGGTATCATTCAAATGGACAAATGAAGGATGCAGTTCCTATGGTCCCTACACCTCTGATACACTATTGTTTTCAACACACATTAGGAGACAtgttcagcccagcattttctcCTGAAACCCATATTTGTCTAGCTTAAATTAATTCAGAAGACATTTAATTAGTAGATGCATCTCTTGACATATGACTAAGAAGGTACAGAATGAAGAattgttctttctgctttttaaattcacCCACTCGTTATTTACGGAGGcattattttttctgttctagCTTCTGGGGTTACATGAGTGAGCAAATTACCTATCCTGGTGAACCATATATTGTAAGAGAGGTAATAGATATTGAGCACATAGGCAAATGTTTACAGCAGGATGTCACTTAGAAGAAAACAccatgaagaaaattaaaggcGGAGTGCTTTTAGATGGCCATTCAAAGAAAATCTGAGAAGGCAGAATTTGAACGGTaaataaagaattcaaatatCTGAAGAGGAATTTGTTTCcattactttttatttgttttcttttttatataaatttatttattttaattggaggttaattactttacaatgttgtattagtttttaaaactgaCACACCTCTGAATATATTTGTTTAGGAAGCACATTAGGATAATATTTAAATGTGGACTTAGCTCCCAGCTagaattatatttctgttttttttgtgaAAGTAAGATATGACTGGAAACATTATGCCTCAAGAATTTCACCTTAaggctttttaaatttagttttcacATATACATCAGAAGGGCCTGTATATAATACTTGATTTTTCAGAGATGCTATGAAATGTTAATAtttgaatagaaaaaaacaagtataaatgatgaaaataattttttcaatatCAATGAGAATATTAATtttcacacaaaataaaaaacatatttttagtgAACAAATGTAGAAAATGACTTACCTGTAAAACTGACTTActatattttctaaaacaagGTGGGAAGATTTATAGTGTTTGTTAGGAatattccctattttttttttaattttcataatccAATTAAGATAGATTTTGTTCCCTCAAGGGCATAACCTTAATTTCATGCTTTGAGATCTTTAATTTTCCTTCAAGACCAAAATCTCTATGCAACATCTTTGTACCCTGCTTTATACTATGTGGCTGAGATCTTTGGCAAAAATAAAGAAGTTCACCATCACTTTTAATACTATGAAAGGACAAAAATGTGGTTGGATGAGTTTTGCAATTTTTgtgtataaaagtatatatactactactactaagttgcttcagtcgtgtccgactctgtgcgaccctatagacggcagcccaccaggctccccggtccctgggattctccaggcaagaacacgagtgggtttccgtttccttcaacgcatgaaagtgaaaagtgaaagtgaagtcgttcagtcgggtccgactcttcgcgaccccgtggactgcagcccaacaggctcctccctccatgggagtttccaggcaagagtactggagtggggtgccatcgccttctccatatatatatgtatatatatatatatccaagacATACTTGGATATATAATACTtcctgaattcagttcagttttttccctgttttctctTAAGCCCACTCTAATCAAGCTTTCCCCCCATCACTCCACAGAAACTGTTCTTGCCGAGGTTGTCAGGGTCCTTTATGCTGCCAGATTCAGTGGCCAGTTCTCAGTCTTCATCTTCCTGATCTATAAGAAATATTTGGCAGAGTTAATTGCTGACTACCACTTGAAAAGCTATCATCTCTTGTCTTCCAGGACATGACATTCTGAGTTTTCCTGCCACCATGTGGGTTGCTccttctcagccttctttgtttATTCCTCGTTTCTCTGACTGTTAAGATTGGAGTAGCTCAGAACTCATTATTTCGtgatcttctatttttcttttttctatttacaCTCTACCTTCATGATCTTATTCAGTCTCATGACTATAAATACTATCTATATATTTACAGCTCCTGAAATTATTTCAGCCCTGACCTCTTTCCCAAATCCCAGACTTATAATGCAATCACTTACTCACATTTTCACATTAATATCAAATACTGGCTCAACCTGACTCAGCGCTAATTTGCTCATGTCTTCCTTTAATTTTCCCAAACATAACATTCTCTGTCTCAAGTCAGTGACAACTCTCTACTTCCACgtgttcaaataaaaaataaatacaagcaaataaatattgaagaaatTGATCTCTTTGCTTTCTCACACACTATGTAACTAGTCTATCAGATAATTATGTTATCtctattttcaaaatatctcAATCAACAAAACAACTACCTCCTTCCATCTTTATTTCTACTGTTAAGGCTCAAGCCAACATCATCTTTCACCTAGGTTACTAGGTGAAAACCTTTAACTGACCGTTCTTTCTCTAAAATCAGTTTAATTCCACCCTGTAAAATACACACTTAAAAAATTCACAGCCATTTTGTAGATCCCcactttatacatatacatatatatacacattatctatatatatatgctataaatggaattatattctATATGACATATATGAtcttatatgtgtgtatttacatatgtttatgtatagatagatagataaaggcTGACAATTGTAGTAGTTTCTCAAAGTGTGCGTATAAGAgcataaaatgattttatttaacgtactacacagtgtattaaataTGCCAAGTACTTTGGCACTCTTTCTGCACAAAATTAATGAAATTTCCCTGCTTCATacatgagaaggcaatggcaccccactccagtgctcttgcctggaaaatcccatggatggaagagcctggtaggctgcagtccatggggtcgcgaagagtcggacaccactgagcgacttcactttcacttttcactttcatgcattggaggaggaaatggcaaccgactccagtgttcttgcctggagaatcccagggacgggggagcctggtaggctgccgccTATGGAGCCGCacagagttgaacgtgactgaagcgacttagcagcaacagcttcgtacacacacaaaaacacacagatatacacagagagatgcatgtgtacatgtgtgtttgtatgtgtatgcatgGGTTGAATATTCTATAAAATCCTCATCTCTTATTAGTTATCCTAAACCCCTTTCTTCTAAAAAAATATTGTTAGTTTAGTTGCTCACCATAAATTCAGTGTTTCAGACATATTGCAATTTAGAGGTacagtgtttttaaattatttatttatttatcttaattggaggataagtactttacaatattatgattttttttcctacatcagtatgaatcggccataggcacACATGCGTCCCCTCCATGCTGAGCCTCTCTCCCTGTCAACCCTGTCCCTcctggttgtcacagagcactgagaggTTTTTGTCTTAATTTCTTGAATGCTTTTTGAATCCTCTTTGAAGCTTTCCAAATCTAACCACTTAGAGATAAATTAAAACATCTTACCTGCTGTCCTTAAGACATACTAACTGGAAGTAGTGGTGTTTATaagtttagttttatttatcagtttttggaagaatacaattttttttccctgcagcGTGAAATTTCTAGCTTTGATGAAAATGGAAGTGGCATGAGGAGCTCAGCTGTGACAGATTTAAGATATGGTTAATTAATTCAACAAAGAGTATAAGATGCTACTTCTGAATTTGAAGCTGAGGGTCAGATTATTAAGATTGTGATGATGCTCTTGAGATTTCATCATCTTTGCAAAACACTAAAAAAATGAAAGCCTGAAATATACTAACCCCAAATTAAAACATCCACTTATTTTTCGCTGAGATAATTGAACTGttttctccccagggagtcaCTTATACCTTTGTGAATAAGTTAGGCATTTGAAGTACAAAATCTCTTTTATGGTCCTAAGACTCCATTGTGAATAACACTGAATtaaattaaatgatataaaatttattaGGTCTTCCCTCAAATTTTCACAATTCCACTGAAAATATAATCCATACTCATATCTATTTtaataggcaagaatactggaatgagttaccaTAACCTACTCCAATTGATTAATCACTCCCCAAACACCTTCCTGATTgcagtttttttctctctttttatttgctcACTCTGTTCCACGTACACTTGTTCCCTTACTATTCTTTTAACAAACCAAGAAGGAtctcacctcagggcctttgtattCACCACAGATATTCATGCAATGTTATTCCTACGTAGGACTTGCTCAACTGTTATTTTCACAGGTTGCTCTACTCCCATACAACCCTTTTCTCTCACTTTAATTTCTCTAGAGCACAACTCTTATCCATGTCACACACATGCATCCCACACAAACAGGAACAAATGcctgtgcacacatgcatacacactttGCTGTTGACAATAAAGTCTTCTTCACTCCAAAACAGGTTTAATGAAATcaagaattttgttttctcacaTGGAATATCTTCAGCATGCATTACCTGCTGAATACATTTTTCCACTAATGTCTTTGAGAGAAACGTTGGTTAATAATTAAAAGTGGAATTAACAGGAGTTAGGAGGGCTGTTCCAGGGGGATAGGATGAGTTACCTCCTCCTTTGTGGTCTCTAACAAACCTTTTGGGGATGAAGTGGTCTCATTTGGAACACTGGTATTCCACTTTCTGGTCTGTAGAGGAGAGTGGGATGGAAAGACATAGGAAACAGACATTTAGCTGATTCCAAATCATTACTTAGTCCTTATTCGACATATCACCTCATGAAAaagtttttttcctgttgttccaACATTGACAGCCCCAACCCCACTACAATGAGCAATAAATAGATAATTGTGtttgataaatgtttattgaaaattATGTGAAACTTTGGCTGGGCTGCAGATAAAAAGAACACTTTGACTTTGAGATTACTATGCTCCAAAATATCTCAGTTAATTCACAAAGTCACTAAACTATACCCCATTATTGCTATGGCACCCTTATTATTAAACAGCTAAGACTTTCTTCTATAGTATTTGGTACTCTTGACATCCATGTGAATGGAAGAGTTTACTATTTATAATAGATGCTGTGATATACTACCCAGATTGGACTTTCAGTATTGAAGTATTTACTTCCCCAGCTTCCTAGGGCATTGACAGCTCACACCTCATAGCTGAGCTCTACTCTTGGAATATCCCTGCTGAAAGGCACTGTCATTCTGAAAATTAGACCGCTTCCAGTGGGTGACCCATATCTAAAGCAGGTTATTATGGAGGTATAAATACCTGTTCAAATTTGAAACATCTCTGAGAAGGATAATTTCAACTCCAGATCTCCACGTGGAACTGGCTGAATATTCTGTTGCAATTTCATCACAACTTAGTTTCTTCTACCCAATCTTATTTCCCTTACTTCTTTATCAGTATTGTTCCTGGGAACACTCTCCAATAAATTTCCTAAATACAAATATCTGTCTCAGACTCTATTTTCCAAGATCCAATCAAagtcatatatttacatatgtgtatatatatatatatatatatatataattaagagTGAAAGGGCTCAATATGGAAATTGAGATTTAAATCTAGGTCAGCTAATTCCAagcattttgatttttgtttttaccagACACTGCCTTCCTTCACTGCATTGATTCATACTATAGGCTAATAAATACACATTTAGGACACTAGGAAATTAAGAATACATCTCATTTTAAACAATATACTTTAACACATAAAAATAGTTCAAGCAATTAGACAATACAATTAACATGAAAACATTCTTATTCCACATAGTAGGGTGATATGTAACATGGCTTCACAGTATCTGTTGCTGTAAGATCTTCTTTAAGGCCCCTTTCACATCCTTATTTTTCAAACTGTAGATGAGGGGATTTAGCATAGGGATCACTACGGTATAAAAGACAGAGACAATCTTGTCCTGCTCCATTGAGTAGCTAGTCATAGGACGCAAGTACATGAAGAGAATCGTCCCAAAGAATATGGTGACGGCCATGAGGTGAGAGGCACAGGTGGCGAAGGCTCTGTGCCTGCCCTCCAAGGAGGGCATCCTCAAGACGGCAATGAGGATGCATAGGTAGGAAGTGAGGACAATCATAACACAGCTGATGACAGTAACGCTGGAGAAAGCCATGATCACGATGCCGTTGATGCGGGTATCAGAGCAAGAGAGTTTGAGCAGGGGTGGTGTATCACAGTAGAAATGATTGATCTTATTGGAGCCACAAAAGGACAACTTGAAAGTCATTCCTGTGTGTATGGCTGCATTTCCAAAACCTGCGAGGAACGAGGTAGCTGCTAGCAAGAAGCAAATTCTCCCAGACATGAGACCTGGATACAGCAAAGGGTTCCAAATGGCTACGTAGCGGTCATATGCCATCATAGCTAACAAGAAGCACTCAGTCCCCAGGAAGGAGCCAAAGAAATAGAACTGGGCAGCACACCCATTAAAAGAAATGGCCTTCCTCTCAGCCACTAGGTTCACCAGCATCTTAGGAGTGACAGAAGAAGAGTAAGAGGCATCAACAAAGGAGAGACTGCTGAGAaaaaagtacatgggggtgtggagacAAGGGTCCATCTTAATTAACACAATCATGCCCAAATTACCCACCATGGTTGCCATATAGATCACCAGAAATAATCCAAAGAGGACGACCTGTAGCTCTGAATTGTCTGAGAGTCCTAAgagaataaattctgtcacttctgtttgattcctggttggcaTCTCTTTCATATATCTGACCATTTGAGCTGCAATAAGAGAAAACATAGAACATCCTGTTTGGTCAGATGAATGCAcaacagttgggcttccctgctggctgtaTGGTAAACgagcttgccaatacaggagcttcaggttcgatccttgggtggggaagatcccctggagaaagaaatggtaacccactctcgtatttttgcctagaactttccatggacagaaaagactcatggtgaagctgaaatgccaatactttggccacctgatgtgaagaaatgactcattggaaaagaccctgaggctggaaaagattgaaggcaggaggaaaagtggatgacagaggaggtgatggttggatggcatcactgactcaatgggcatgtgttggagcaagctccaggagttggtgatggacagggaagcctggtgtgctgcagtccatgtcgcaaacaatcagacatgactaagcaactgtatggctgtgagagttcgactatgaagaaagttgagcaccgaagaattgatgcttttgaactgtggtgttggagaagactcttgagagtcccttggactgcaaggagatccaaccagtccatcctaaaggaaatcagtcctgggtgttcattggaaggactgatgccaagcctgaaactccaatactttggccgcctcatgcaaagagttgactcattggaaaagaccctgatgctgggagggattgcgggcaggaggagaaggggacgacagaggatgagatggttggatggcatcaccgactcgatgcacatgagtttgggtgaactccgggagttggtgatggacagggtggtctggcatgctgcgattcatggggtcacaaggagtcagacacgactgagtgactgaacggaactgaatggaagcaactgaactgaattaacataaatctttttttaaaaaaacttaaaacagaagATCAAAATATCTCAGCACTTATGCTAATATTGATGTTAAAGGATCTACTGAGCACATCTTGGGGGTAGGGTGGCAGGATCTGGTTCCATTCTTACAGACACCAGGGTACAAGAAATGTCTAGTCATGCTCAGATTTGCTCAGTTTCCACTGGGACAGGGACTCAATACTCCAATAAGAAAAAGCCTGGCATTTTTATACAGTACTGCAATACTTTCAATGTATCACTGCACCTATTATCTTATCTAAACCTCACCACAATTCAGTGAGGGAGATAATCAAGAATAAGCCCATGAGCATTAAGAAGATAATCTTTTGTTAGGTGAGGTCAGTGAAGTGTAGGAATGTCTCAGCTAATCAGTGGTGAATGCTGGATAGAACATAGGTCTCTTGATGCCACATTATTTGTTCCTCAAAACTACACTGCCCCTCTTCTGATTTAACTGGGCAGATATTCAGCCTAGGTCCTTGTCCTTGGACTAAACGTGCTGTTTGAACTTAGAAGAGCATCTTCAGCTGGtgttaaaaagaaggaaaggatctTTTCCTCTCATCTTCAACAAGAAAGCTTCCGTGAGAGTACTTTTCCAtcagaaatagcagaaagaataaaatgctctagaaacttgtgtgtgtgtgttaggcacATAAAGAAAGGCAACAGGGTGTAAAAATAACAGGAGCTAAATTAGGTTAATCATTCCCTATGATCTACAAGCTCTGTGTAAGTATGTTTCCTGcatcatttaatttaaattctAGGAGGTAGGCAGTATTATAGTCCTCTTTTTGCACAGGAGAAATGAGAGGGACCAAAGATTGGTGACTACTGCTCAGAGTCCCAGAGACAGCCCATGGATGTCTAATTTATATCCAGTCAGTGCAGTTCTTCTTCTCTTAACATTCGAGGTCATTTATAAGGACCTTGTCAATAATAGGTGTGAGCACTAATACACAGAGATGTTGATATTGTAATTCTCAGAACTGCATCAATACATTAGAATCCATTTACCTACATTAGGAAAAAATGTGTATATCtcctaaaaagaaaatacagtggcTGAAAATTGCCTTTTTCAGAACTCACACTCATTAATTTGTCTTTTAGCAAAATCCCATTCATTTTATGTCTAGCATTTCAAATTACATGCCtcattctctcctcttccttAGCAAATACTTGTTTTTGTGAAATACACTCTTTCCCCCAGCTGAGAGTTTGAAGTCAACCATCTAGTCCAGAGATTCTTCATCTGGGTTTTCAATTTCTAAGAGTTTGTGAAAATAATAGTAAGATTTCCTTAAAATCTCTGgtgtttaaaaaagaattcaagtcatatattatttattctcCTTAGCTTTCTCCAAAAGACTGAGAAATTCTGTGTTGATGAAAATGGACAGAGCAGCTATTTAACATAATTTCTTAGTTATTTAGTGTTCTTGGAACCTTGGGTCTGTGGGTAATTGGAGAAATTAACAAGATTGTGAATTTTCTTCAGATCAGTAAGCTACATGGGACAcagctttaatattttttttcttacctttcttAATTGGTTGACTTCTACTTGATCCCTTTGCTTGTTCTTATCCAATGCCCAAATtcaccagaaaaagaaaatcaggaggcaagaaaacatacataaaaaCTTTTTAGAAACATTTCCTCTAATTGTCCCAGGTTAAGCAGTAGACACAGTTGTAAAGGACTTTAGACACCAACCATTACAGagacaagaaaactgaaacaCTTATTTCTTCCCTGTCATGAGAGAATCACTCACATTCAGCAGAGACCGAGtccttcttatttttacttttccttacAGTAAGAATCCCAATgtgttaaaatgtaaaatacatttcaaaatgtagAATACATTGCTGCAGTATATTTGTAATACTGTTTGCAGCTATTTCCAGTTGGAGGGTCCCTCGACCAGAGTCTGGAGTAAGCATCCTGACATTTTAAATAGGATGTATTTCCTGTTCTTATGGCTCTGGGAACTGTGTTCCTCATTTCATctcattttaatatacttttttttttttcccctctgcaaCTAAGGGACTCACACGTCTCTTTTATGTTCCTCTCCTTTACCCTTGGGATACCTGGGGCTAAATAGAATGAATTTTCAGATAAGTATTCCTAAccactgttttgatttttttcttttttattcattgcTTCATTGCTATGTCAGACCTTCACTAATTGCcacgagcaggggctgctctctcatTGCAGCccgcaggcttctcattatggtggtctctcgttgtagcacatgggatccggtgtgtgggcttcagtagttgtagctctcAGACTCCAGGGTGCTGGGTGCTGTGGCACAAGCTTAGTAGCTCCAGCAAGGTctttctggcatgtgggatcttcccagaccagggatcgaacccatgtcccctgcactggcaggcagattgctaatcactgaaacaccagggaagcccctctaatcACCATTAAACACCCTTTTATTGTCATCCCAACAGTTAGTGGTCTGGTCCCCTTGGGAACATTAAAAATATCCACAAAAGAGCAGGTTAGTTCAATCTCTGCTTGTATAAGGGCTTTGGGTATCTAGGGGAAATTCTGCGGCCTGAATCACGGTAATGGACTAATTGAGGGAGGTAAAAGGAGGCAGCAAGAACAAGGACTGACCTGACTTTCAGTCGTGGCTATCTGTCACTGATTGTGTGATTTTGGATAATGCATCAAACCTCTTTATATCTCAGCTTTCTCATATCTATGTAGGAATACCGACACCCACCTCATAGACTGAATCTGTAGATAAATGGATGAATGCATGTGATTTGTTGCATCAAATACATATAGATAGCCGACTGATAAGCAAGAGTTTCCCACACCCTGACTCGTCTTCCCCCACCCTGACTCTCCTTCCTACTGTCTAGAATGAGAAATAGTTACCAGCGTATGTAGTCTAGATTGATGCTTACAAGCCTCCCATCACCTAAATGTATCTTTCATATAAGATACAGAGTCGCAAATAAATTGATCAACATATGATGATCATTTATATAATCTATGTCACTTTGAGAAGATACCCCAATTAATTTCTCTCAGTACAATGTAATCAATGTAATTTTCACTAAATGCTAGGGGACACAAAGACTTAAAAGGTACATTGCTTTATCTCTAGCAATTCAGacaatatttgcattattttggTTAAATCTTAGCCTTTCATTAGAGGGAAAATGCAGTAGGCTCCTATCAACACAGATTCTGAAACATAATTGGCAAACAATGAAGTTTacttaataagtaaataaatgacatTTCTTCAATTAATAGTGAATTCATTATTATACAGAAGTGTGAGTGGAAGCTGGAAGAAAGATCACACGGCACTAAATCAATGGTAAGGGATATAGGAGTGAAAGGACCCTAGCTGACAACACAGTGGTGGAATGAGACCACTGAACAACACAGGAGCAATTAACCATGGACAGGATGGGGACAGGTCCTAGTTAGCCCAAGCTGTGAAGCAGAAAGTCTCAAGGAActtcagaataagaaaataattaatttctaAACCCAGTTTAAGTGTCATTCAAAGAGGCAccagacagggacttccctggaagtccagtggataagaatccaccttgcaattcagcggacatgagttcaattcctggtcagggaactaggatcatACAtgcccagagcaactaagcctactcTCCAGAGCTACTGGAAGCAGCtggcctcaactactgagctcatgtgcaACAACGAGAGTCCACGCACTGCAATGAAAGATTCCACATGAAGCagcaaaatcccacatgctgcagctaagacctggcgcagccaaagaaataacCATCTTAGAAAACAGACAGCATTTTATCTCCCTACTACCGAGATGAGAACCATCAGAAGTTAGGATGCAATGAGAGCTCCGTGGAGTTTTCTGAGAATTCACCTTGGAAATAAGAATGAGAGATTGGCACCACAAAAGAGAATCCACCGACAAGTTGTAAGGCAGTTTTCATGGAGAGCCATGGGACTGTCAAGTCCAAAAAAGCAAGCAACTACCATTTATTCATCACAAAACAGAGGTAATGCTGACTAACGAAGATATGACTTTTCCTCATATGACTTTTCTGATCTCATTTGTGGTACCATCAGAAGATTCAATTGACCAAATAAAGAAATTACCCTGCAGAATCTCTGATGAACAAATGCTCAAAAAATGTTAATGTTCTGcagcctaattttttttttccttttcctatccACTAGGCTCTCAAAAAAGGTCAATCTCAAAaatttgggttttgttgttgctgttaaatTGCAGTCTTTTATTCCAGATTCTTTCAAATTAAAtagagaaatataatttaaatatgagatgattggatggcttcactgactcaaaggacatgagtcagAGCAAACTaaggagatgttgaaggacagggaagcctggcctgctatagtctatgaggtttcagagtcagacatggctgagtgatgaAACAGCAATAAAAGACGGCCCCTCTGCATAGCATGGAAAGTCTCAGCCTCTTTGAAGTGACTTCAGGCATCAGTAAGCAGAACTTTCTAAATTACAGTCAAAATCATATCATGAAGGCAGTTTAGGGGTTGTAAAAACAGTTCAGGTAACATTCATCATTGACTCagttaccacaactagagaggctgAAAACAATTCCCTTGTGTTTCCTTCTTTTGTCATTGAAGTTGAAGGGAGAGAGAGTGAAATTCCATGGGGAATAGTAGTTCATCAAATCTTTGAGTCTCCTGTGAGTTCAAAAACCATTTCATCATATTTCCTCTGGGAGAAGTGATGACTCTGAAACTTAAATACTTTCTGCCAATAGAGCAAAAGTGGGATGAGCAGATGGCTCAAGGGCGGCAGGAGGGTGATTGCTCATCT from Budorcas taxicolor isolate Tak-1 chromosome 15, Takin1.1, whole genome shotgun sequence includes the following:
- the LOC128060817 gene encoding olfactory receptor 5AP2 translates to MVRYMKEMPTRNQTEVTEFILLGLSDNSELQVVLFGLFLVIYMATMVGNLGMIVLIKMDPCLHTPMYFFLSSLSFVDASYSSSVTPKMLVNLVAERKAISFNGCAAQFYFFGSFLGTECFLLAMMAYDRYVAIWNPLLYPGLMSGRICFLLAATSFLAGFGNAAIHTGMTFKLSFCGSNKINHFYCDTPPLLKLSCSDTRINGIVIMAFSSVTVISCVMIVLTSYLCILIAVLRMPSLEGRHRAFATCASHLMAVTIFFGTILFMYLRPMTSYSMEQDKIVSVFYTVVIPMLNPLIYSLKNKDVKGALKKILQQQIL